From Streptomyces sp. Edi4, one genomic window encodes:
- a CDS encoding vitamin K epoxide reductase family protein — MTTTLDDVSSDSGNREVSSEGTIGAGRAFAWLLVITGAAGVLAAWVITLDKFKLLENPNFVPGCSLNPVVSCGNIMKSDQAAAFGFPNPMLGLVTYGIVVCVGMSILAGGRFRRWYWLTFNAGTLFGVCFVSWLQFESLYRINSLCLWCCLAWVATILMFWYVTSFNLRKGLLPAPRWMKNFLSEFTWVLPVLHIGIIGMLILTRWWDFWTS; from the coding sequence ATGACGACAACACTTGACGACGTCTCCTCCGACTCCGGCAACCGGGAGGTGAGCAGCGAGGGGACGATCGGCGCCGGCCGCGCCTTCGCCTGGCTGCTCGTGATCACCGGCGCCGCCGGTGTACTGGCGGCCTGGGTCATCACGCTCGACAAGTTCAAGCTGCTGGAGAACCCGAACTTCGTACCGGGGTGCAGCCTCAACCCGGTCGTCTCCTGCGGCAACATCATGAAGAGCGACCAGGCGGCGGCCTTCGGGTTCCCGAACCCGATGCTGGGCCTGGTCACCTACGGCATCGTCGTCTGCGTCGGCATGAGCATCCTGGCGGGCGGCCGTTTCCGCCGCTGGTACTGGCTGACCTTCAACGCCGGCACTCTCTTCGGTGTCTGCTTCGTCAGCTGGCTCCAGTTCGAGTCGCTGTACCGCATCAACTCGCTCTGCCTGTGGTGCTGCCTGGCATGGGTCGCCACGATCCTGATGTTCTGGTACGTCACCTCCTTCAACCTGCGCAAGGGCCTGCTGCCCGCGCCGCGCTGGATGAAGAACTTCCTGTCCGAGTTCACCTGGGTGCTTCCGGTGCTGCACATCGGGATCATCGGCATGCTGATCCTTACGCGCTGGTGGGACTTCTGGACCAGCTGA
- the hisS gene encoding histidine--tRNA ligase: MSTFQAPKGTYDLLPPDSATFLAVREAIAAPLRGSGYGYIETPGFENVELFARGVGESTDIVTKEMYAFETKGGDRLALRPEGTASVLRAALEANLHKAGNLPVKLWYSGSYYRYERPQKGRYRHFSQVGAEAIGAEDPAIDAELIILANDAYRSLGLRNFRILLNSLGDKECRPVYREALQSFLRGLDLDAETVRRAEINPLRVLDDKRPDVQKQLVGAPVLRDYLCDACKAYHEEVRALITAAGVAFEDDEKLVRGLDYYTRTTFEFVHDGLGSQSAVGGGGRYDGLSEMIGGPALPSVGWALGVDRTVLALEAEGVTLELPSTTSVFAVPLGEEARRVLFAKVTELRRAGISADFSFGGKGLKGAMKNANRSGARFALVAGERDLAEGVVQLKDMESGEQTPVGLDDVLSSLQERLA, encoded by the coding sequence ATGAGTACCTTCCAGGCCCCCAAGGGCACCTACGACCTGCTCCCGCCGGACTCCGCGACGTTCCTCGCGGTCCGCGAGGCGATCGCCGCGCCCCTGCGCGGTTCCGGCTACGGCTACATCGAGACGCCCGGCTTCGAGAACGTCGAGCTGTTCGCGCGTGGGGTCGGTGAGTCCACCGACATCGTCACCAAGGAGATGTACGCCTTCGAGACCAAGGGCGGCGACCGGCTCGCGCTGCGCCCCGAGGGCACCGCCTCCGTGCTGCGCGCGGCCCTCGAGGCCAACCTGCACAAGGCGGGCAACCTGCCCGTCAAGCTCTGGTACTCCGGCTCGTACTACCGCTACGAGCGCCCCCAGAAGGGCCGTTACCGCCACTTCTCGCAGGTCGGCGCCGAGGCGATCGGTGCGGAGGACCCGGCGATCGACGCCGAGCTGATCATCCTGGCGAACGACGCGTACCGCTCGCTCGGCCTGCGGAACTTCCGCATCCTGCTGAACTCGCTCGGCGACAAGGAGTGCCGCCCGGTCTACCGGGAGGCCCTCCAGTCCTTCCTGCGCGGCCTCGACCTCGACGCGGAGACGGTCCGCCGCGCCGAGATCAACCCGCTGCGGGTCCTCGACGACAAGCGCCCCGATGTGCAGAAGCAGCTCGTGGGCGCGCCGGTGCTGCGCGACTACCTGTGCGACGCGTGCAAGGCGTACCACGAGGAGGTGCGCGCCCTGATCACGGCGGCGGGCGTCGCCTTCGAGGACGACGAGAAGCTGGTGCGCGGCCTGGACTACTACACGCGCACGACCTTCGAGTTCGTCCACGACGGCCTCGGCTCGCAGTCCGCGGTCGGCGGCGGCGGCCGCTACGACGGGCTCTCGGAGATGATCGGCGGCCCCGCGCTGCCGTCGGTGGGCTGGGCGCTCGGCGTGGACCGTACGGTCCTGGCCCTGGAGGCCGAGGGCGTCACCCTCGAACTCCCCTCCACCACCAGCGTGTTCGCGGTCCCGCTGGGCGAGGAGGCGCGGCGCGTGCTGTTCGCCAAGGTGACCGAGCTGCGCCGGGCCGGCATTTCGGCCGACTTCAGCTTCGGCGGCAAGGGCCTGAAGGGCGCCATGAAGAACGCCAACCGCTCCGGCGCCCGCTTCGCCCTGGTGGCGGGTGAGCGCGACCTCGCGGAGGGCGTGGTGCAGCTGAAGGACATGGAGTCCGGCGAGCAGACGCCGGTGGGCCTCGACGACGTCCTGAGCTCCCTTCAGGAGCGGTTGGCCTGA
- a CDS encoding MBL fold metallo-hydrolase produces MLIAGFPAGAWGTNCYLVAPAAGEECVIIDPGHQAAQGVEETLKKHRLKPVAVVLTHGHIDHCASVVPVCGAHDVPAWIHPQDRFMMSDPEKALGRAFGAQLLGELTVGEPDDVKELTDGAKLALAGMELTVSHAPGHTKGSVTFGLPEAEDIPPILFSGDLLFAGSVGRTDLPGGSHGELLESLGRVCLPLDDSTVVLSGHGSQTTIGQERATNPYLRQVAAGQGEGIASPRRGM; encoded by the coding sequence GTGCTGATTGCCGGGTTCCCCGCCGGGGCCTGGGGGACCAACTGCTATCTGGTCGCCCCCGCCGCAGGCGAGGAATGCGTGATCATCGACCCCGGCCACCAGGCCGCCCAGGGCGTCGAGGAAACGCTGAAGAAGCATCGGCTCAAGCCCGTCGCCGTCGTCCTCACCCACGGCCACATCGACCACTGCGCCTCGGTCGTCCCGGTCTGCGGAGCCCACGACGTACCCGCCTGGATCCATCCCCAGGACCGCTTCATGATGAGCGACCCGGAGAAGGCGCTCGGCCGCGCCTTCGGCGCCCAGCTCCTGGGCGAGCTGACGGTGGGGGAACCCGACGACGTCAAGGAGCTCACCGACGGCGCCAAGCTGGCGCTCGCGGGCATGGAGCTCACCGTGTCGCACGCGCCCGGCCATACCAAGGGGTCGGTGACGTTCGGGCTGCCCGAGGCGGAGGACATCCCTCCGATCCTGTTCTCGGGCGACCTGCTCTTCGCCGGCTCCGTCGGACGCACCGACCTGCCCGGCGGCAGCCACGGGGAACTGCTCGAGTCGCTGGGCCGCGTGTGCCTGCCGCTCGACGACTCCACCGTGGTGCTGTCCGGCCACGGCTCCCAGACGACCATCGGCCAGGAGCGCGCCACCAATCCGTATCTGCGGCAGGTGGCCGCCGGCCAGGGAGAGGGCATCGCCTCTCCCCGACGAGGAATGTGA
- a CDS encoding peptidylprolyl isomerase, with protein sequence MVSSEQRRRQLAREKFERQQQRREAARRRARRRNTVIAATLAVIVAAGGAAYATGVFSGDGDKTSDAASPSSSPSPSASASAEPKMAVDAKAKYDMALKTNAGDITFAMDAAKTPHTVNSFKYLADKGFFNNTKCHRLTTQGIYVLQCGDPQGTGSGGPGYTIPDENLTGLGKAGADGTVTYPAGTVAMANTGQAHTGGSQFFLVYKDSKLPPTYTPFGTIDAAGLKAVQDVAKEGVEGGAGDGAPKKAVTVEKATVTKQ encoded by the coding sequence GTGGTCAGCAGCGAACAGCGTCGGCGCCAGCTCGCGCGCGAGAAGTTCGAGCGGCAGCAGCAGCGCCGGGAGGCAGCCCGGCGCAGGGCCAGGCGCCGCAACACCGTCATCGCGGCCACCCTCGCGGTGATCGTCGCCGCGGGCGGCGCCGCCTACGCGACGGGTGTGTTCTCCGGCGACGGCGACAAGACGAGCGACGCCGCGTCCCCGTCGAGCAGCCCCTCGCCCTCCGCAAGTGCCTCGGCCGAGCCGAAGATGGCCGTCGACGCCAAGGCGAAGTACGACATGGCCCTCAAGACGAACGCCGGTGACATCACGTTCGCCATGGACGCCGCGAAGACCCCGCACACGGTGAACTCGTTCAAGTACCTCGCCGACAAGGGCTTCTTCAACAACACCAAGTGCCACCGTCTGACCACGCAGGGCATCTATGTGCTCCAGTGCGGCGACCCGCAGGGCACCGGCTCGGGCGGTCCCGGCTACACGATCCCCGACGAGAACCTGACCGGCCTCGGCAAGGCGGGCGCGGACGGCACGGTGACGTATCCGGCGGGCACCGTCGCGATGGCCAATACCGGCCAGGCGCACACCGGCGGCAGCCAGTTCTTCCTGGTGTACAAGGACAGCAAACTGCCGCCCACCTACACGCCGTTCGGCACGATCGACGCCGCCGGTCTCAAGGCCGTCCAGGACGTCGCCAAGGAGGGCGTCGAGGGTGGCGCGGGCGACGGTGCGCCGAAGAAGGCCGTCACCGTCGAGAAGGCCACCGTCACCAAGCAGTGA
- a CDS encoding DUF349 domain-containing protein has protein sequence MSSDPWGRVDETGTVYVRTAEGEVVVGSWQAGSPEEALAYFERKYEGLVVEIGLLERRVKTTDLSAKDAGAAIDHLRAQVDEHHAVGDLDALRGRLDQLVKTVESRREERKVQKAKQTDEAKHAKEALVAEAEELAQSEQWRSAGERLRALVDTWKGLPRLDRKSDDELWHRFSHARSAFSKRRKAHFASLDAQREDARKVKEKLVVEAEALSGSTDWAPTAARYRDLMAEWKAAGRAQREAEDELWNRFRGAQDVFFAARSEVFAERDAEQSENLKLKEELAVEAEKILPVTDLKAARAAFRSVNERWEAIGHVPRDARPRVEGRMHAVERAIQEAEEAEWRRTNPEARARAAGLTGQLQDAVDKLHRQIDAARSSGNDAKADKLARELEGRQALLDQALKGLEEFGG, from the coding sequence GTGAGCAGCGACCCGTGGGGCCGCGTCGATGAGACGGGCACCGTGTATGTGCGTACAGCCGAGGGCGAAGTCGTCGTCGGATCGTGGCAGGCGGGCTCCCCGGAGGAGGCCCTGGCCTACTTCGAGCGCAAGTACGAGGGCCTGGTCGTCGAGATCGGCCTCCTCGAACGACGGGTGAAAACCACCGACCTGTCGGCGAAGGACGCGGGGGCCGCGATCGACCATCTGCGCGCGCAGGTGGACGAGCACCACGCGGTCGGTGACCTCGACGCGTTGCGGGGGCGCCTCGACCAGCTCGTGAAGACCGTCGAGTCGCGTCGCGAGGAGCGCAAGGTCCAGAAGGCCAAGCAGACCGACGAGGCCAAGCACGCCAAGGAGGCGCTGGTCGCCGAGGCGGAGGAGCTGGCGCAGAGCGAGCAGTGGCGCTCGGCGGGCGAGCGGCTGCGGGCCCTGGTGGACACGTGGAAGGGGCTGCCGCGCCTGGACCGCAAGTCCGACGACGAGCTCTGGCACCGCTTCTCGCACGCCCGCTCGGCGTTCTCCAAGCGCCGCAAGGCGCACTTCGCGTCGCTCGACGCGCAGCGTGAGGACGCCCGCAAGGTCAAGGAGAAGCTGGTCGTCGAGGCGGAGGCGCTGTCCGGGTCCACGGACTGGGCGCCGACCGCCGCGCGCTACCGCGATCTGATGGCGGAGTGGAAGGCCGCGGGGCGTGCGCAGCGCGAGGCGGAGGACGAGCTGTGGAACCGCTTCCGCGGCGCACAGGACGTCTTCTTCGCGGCGCGCAGTGAGGTCTTCGCCGAGCGCGACGCCGAGCAGAGCGAGAACCTGAAGCTCAAGGAGGAACTGGCCGTCGAGGCCGAGAAGATCCTCCCGGTGACCGATCTGAAGGCGGCGCGGGCCGCGTTCCGCTCCGTCAACGAGCGGTGGGAGGCCATCGGTCACGTGCCGCGGGACGCGCGTCCCAGGGTCGAGGGGCGGATGCACGCCGTGGAGCGGGCGATCCAGGAGGCCGAGGAGGCCGAGTGGCGTCGCACGAATCCGGAGGCGCGGGCCCGTGCGGCCGGGCTCACGGGTCAGCTCCAGGACGCCGTCGACAAGCTGCACCGGCAGATCGACGCGGCCCGTTCGTCCGGCAACGACGCCAAGGCGGACAAGTTGGCCCGCGAGCTGGAGGGCCGCCAGGCCCTCCTCGACCAGGCCCTCAAGGGCCTGGAGGAATTCGGCGGCTGA